TTGGCGGCGGAGGAATCGGGCGCTTACGGCTGCCGGATCGGCCACCATCACGCGCGTGCCCCATAAGAGGCGGCGCAATTGTCCCTCGGTCTGGAATTTACCAGGCGCCCGCTCGAATGCCGCCGTGAACCAGAAGGTGGCGCCATGGCCGAGCGTGCTTTCGACGCCGATCTGCCCGCCCATCAGCTCGACTATCTGTGCCGAGATCGCCAGCCCAAGTCCGGTGCCGCCGTGGCGGCGGGTCATCGAGTTGTCGGCCTGGTAAAACGGAGCGAACAGTTTCTGCTGCGCTTCGATTGGGATTCCGGGTCCCGTATCGGCGACCGTAAAGTGCAGCATCACCGCATCCTGGGTCTCCGAATGCTTGCGCACCGCGAGCGAAATCTCGCCGTGCACGGTAAACTTGGCGGCGTTGCCGACCAGGTTGATCAATACCTGCCGCAGCCGCCCGGGATCGCCGCGGAGCGCGGCCGGTACGTCGCCATCGACCAGCGAGGCGAGCTGGATCTCGCTGTTCTGAATTCGCTCGGCGAAAAGCTCGATCACACTTTCCACCACGGCGGTGGGGCTGAACTCGGATTCGCGCAGGGTGGTCTTGCCGGATGAGACTTTCGAGATCTCCAGGATGTCGTCGATAACGCCGAGCAGCGCGTGCGCGCTGTTCCATACCGCCTCGGCGAACTCGCGTTGATCGGGATCGAGGGGAGTGTCGAGGAGCATCCGCGTCATGCCGATAACCGCGTTCATCGGCGTGCGAATCTCGTGACTCATGTTGGCAAGGAAGCGAGCCTCGTGCCCGGCGGCTTCGACGGCGGCGTCGCGCGCGCGCGCCAGCTCCTCGCGCGAGCGCTTCCGTTCGATCGCATAGTAAAGGGCGCGCGCCAGGAGACGGCTGTCGAATTGGCCCTTGACCAGGTAGTCCTGGGCGCCGAGCCTCACGACCTCGCGGCTGAAGCGCTCGTCCTCGTAGCCGGTCAAGACGACGATCGGCAGATGCGGTGCGGCCGCGGCGATGCGCGACACGGTTTCCTGCGGCAGGCAATCCGGCAGCGACAGGTCGAGCAGCACGATATCGATCCGGCTACGCGCCAGGATCTCGATTCCATGCGAGAGGCGAGAGGCGATGCTCAGCTCGAAGCGATCGCTGGGACTTTCACTCAGTGCAATCTCAACCAGGCGCGCGTCGCCGGGGTTGTCCTCGATTAGGAGGACTTTGATCGTTCCCTCGGGCATCATGCCTCCGGCAACTTGACGATCGTCAGCCAGAAGTTCTGGATTTGCTGGATGATGCGCGTGAACTGGTCGATAGTGACGGGCTTGGTGATGTAGCAATTGGCGCGCAGATCGTAGCTGCGCAACACGTCTTCATCGGCCGACGAGGTGGTCAATACTACTACCGGGATCTGCCGGAACTGGGGCTGGTTCTTCACTTCTTCGAGCACCGCGCGCCCGTCCTTGCCAGGCAGGTTCAGATCGAGCAGCACCAGGTCGGGCCGGAAAGCGTTGGCGTAGGGGCCCCGGCGATAGAGGAAATCGACTGCGGATTCGCCGTCGGTCACGACTTCGATCCGGTTACGAATTTTGCTCTCTTTGAGCAATTCCATCGTTAACCGGATGTCACCGGGATTATCTTCAACCAGCAGAATGTCCACTTCCTTCCAGCTCGCGGGCTCGCTCATCCCGTCCGCCTCCTTCGCCACACGGAATTGAAAAGAAAAACGTCGCGCCGGTGCCGGGCGCCGATTCAACCCAGATTCGTCCGTGCAACCGCTCGACGACGCGCTTGCAGATGGCCAGCCCGATGCCGGTGCCGCGATACGCCTCGCGCCCGTGCAGCCGCCGGAACATCACGAAGATTCGTTCCTGGTACTGCGGCGCGATCCCGATACCGTTGTCGCGCACCGAGAAGATGTATTCGTTTGCGTGCCGCACACAGCCGACGTGGATCTCCGGCGGCTTTTCGGCGCGGAACTTGACCGCGTTCTCGAGCAGATTCTGCAGCAGCTCGCGCATCCGCACCGGATCGCCGAGCAAGGTTGGCAGCGTATCGCTGGTGATATGGGCCTTCGCTTCGTCGATCGCAAGATGAAGATTGGCAACCGCCTCGTCACGGACGCGATTCATGTCGACCGGCTCGTGGCGCGGGGCCTGGCCCGCGCGCGAGAAATGCAACAGATCGTCGATGAGCTGCTTCATCCGCGTCGCACCATCGACCGCAAAGGCGATGAACTCGTCGGCATCGGAGTCGAGCTTGCCCCGATAGCGCCCCGCGATGAGCTGCAAGTAGCTCGTGACCATGCGCAGCGGCTCCTGCAGGTCGTGCGACGCGACGTAGGCGAATTGCTCGAGCTCGCCGTTGGAGCGCGACAGCTCTTCGGTGCGCGCGATAAGTTCGCGCTCGACGCGTTTGCTTTCGGTCACGTCGCGCGCAATCGAACCGATCGAGACTCGGCCAGTTTCATCCGCGATCGGAAAATCGGTAATCGATGCGTCGAACTCGATGCCGGTCTTTCTGAGCCGGCGCGTCTCGAACTGAACCGAGCAGTCACCGGATGCAACGCGGCGCAGCGCAGCACGAAATTCCGGGCGCAGATCCTCCGATACGACCAAGGTCTCGTAGAACTGTCCGACAGCTTCGGTGGCGGTGTGTCCGTACATGGCTTCGGCGCCGCGATTCCAACTGCGAATCATCCCGTCGGGGGCGATCGATACGACTGCGTCGGGCGTCGCGGAGACGATCGCGGCCAGGGCACCCTGGCTTTCCTCGAGGCGCTTGCGCTCAGTGTCGTCGCGAAACACGAGCACGCCGCCGCGAATCGCGCTTTTCTCGTCGCGCAGCGGGCGTAGACTCGCAACGAAGCGGCGCATCGACCCGCCGCCATCGCGGATCGTCAGCTCGATATCGTCGCGATTCGCACCATTGGCGATGAGCGCAAAGGGACTGGCGCCGTTTGAAAGCCGACCTTCGGGCTCGGAGACGATTTCCGCCCCCGCGAGCCATCGCGCAAATCCTCCCGGAGCGTCCGCGATTCCAAGCAGTTGGCGCGCGGCGGGATTGAGTTGCGGCTCGGCTTCGTCTTGCAGCGAAACGATCACGCCCTCGCCCATCGACGCGAATACCGATTGCAGGACTTCCGTGTTGGCCGTCAGCTTGAGCTCGGCAGCGTCGAGCTGCCGCGCGCGACTTGCCGCAAGCTCGGTCGCCCTCCGAAGGCCGCCAAGCGCGAGGCCGATGTAGACGCCAGTGATCGACAGAAACACAAAGCCGAAGATCCAGCCGACAGAAATCACGCGATACGCAAGGCGCGCGGCGCGATGCTCCGCCGTTGTTCGCGTCGCCATCAAGCCATCTTCGTCAGCGCTCATCAGACGAATAAGGTCGCGCACCTTGCTTCCAAGGCCGCCGCTGGAGTGCGCAACGATGAAGTCCTCGGCTGCTTGATTGCCGGAGCGCTTGCGGATCTCGATCCCCTGGTCGAGGAACTCGAGCCGTCTATCAATCAGCGGCGAGATCCGATCGAGATTGCGAACCTGCGCGGGATTGTCGGCCGTGAGTTTGCGAAGCGCGGCGAGATTCTCGCGGGTTTCGCGCTCGGCGTTGGCAAACGAATCCAGCCGCGCCAACTGTCCGCTGATAATAAAGTTACGCTGCGCGTTCTCCGCTTCGCTGATCGACGAACGGAGCGCTCCCAGGTGCTCCATCACGAAGTGCGTATGCTCTACCCATTGCGCACTGGCTTCGAAGTTGTAGCTCGCCCAACCCACAACTGCCGACACCAACGCACACACCAGCGCCGCCAAGCCGAACCCGATCCAGATTGGCGCCGAATGAAAGGTCACCTCCGAACGCTCGCTGAAGCTCAGGCGCGATGCGGAAGACGTCAGTCCCAGGGTAACCCGACTCTCAGCGTGAACCATCTCTCGAACTCCGCGAGGAGTGAGAGCTCCACGCGATTTCAGGTCTCAATTCAAATCGCATGCCACGGCGAACTCGGCGTCGATGGAATGTGTTGCTTAGTCAGGAGCAGGAAGGACGAGATAAGTCTCGCTCAATCGCTCATGGAGAGACATCCGAAGCGACGATACTCACGGCTAGCGACCTTAGACGGACGCTCGCGCCCGATGCGCGGCAAGAAAATGCCGATTTGCCTCTATTGGGCTGCCGAGGATTCGTACGTGTGCTTGCGCGATCCCAGGAACATGACGATGTCATCGAGTTCGCCCGGCTTCAGATTCGCCGAGAACGACGGCATGTTGTAGCCGCCGTTCATGATCCTGATCACCAGGTCGTCGCGCGTCAGCCGATCGCTAACGTAGGTGAGATCCGGCCCGCGATGCCCGCCGTAGCCGCTCACTGCGTGACAATATTCGCATCCCTTTTCGTGAAACAGTACCGCCCCTTGGGCGATCGATGCGTCATTCGACGCGACTATCGACGGCGGCAGCTTCTCGGCGGTGAAATCGGGCGACCAGGGCTCGCGCACCCCCTCAACCCATAGCGTGCCGATCATCAGAACGATCGTCAGCACCGATGCGACCGCCCACGGCCGTCGCGACGCATGACGCTCGCCCCTGTTCGATGCGATCGGAACCACGAGCAGGATCACCAATCCCACCATCGGCGAGAGCAGAATTACCGGCGTGGTCCATCCATGCGGAATCAACGCGAGCACGGCGAAGTACCACACGAGATACCAGTCGGGACGCGGGTCGCGTGCGAGCAGACTCGGATTCGGCGGAGCTCCCAGGAGCGGCGGTCCGAAGGTCAGCGCGAGCAGGAACACCGCGACGACGACTGCCGCGCAAAAGACCGCATCACGCCACGCAGCATCGGGCCAGAACGGCACGCCGCGCTCATGAACGAGCTTCTCGTACTTCGCATCGTAAGTATCGGGATCGACGGGCTCGCCAGCGACGGGCGGCTCCGAGATTCCGTCGTGCATCACGAGATACAGATGAATCCCGACCACCGCGAAGATAATCGCCGGGATGAAAAACACGTGGAACGCGAAGAAGCGGCTGAGCGTCGCGCCGCCGAGCGTATTCCCGGCGAGCAGAAAATGCGCCATCGTCTGGCCGATGAAGGGAGTGCGCCCCGCCTGCTCCGCACCGACGACGACCGACCACACCGCGTTCTGATCCCAGCGCAGGAGCTGTCCCGTGAATCCCATCCCGAGCGTGAGGAACAACAGGATCGCGCCCGACACCCAGTTGAACTCGCGCGGATATTTGTAGCATCCCATCAGGAACACCTGTCCCATGTGGATGCCGATCAGCAGCACCATCGCGGAGGCACCGAAATAATGCATCCCGCGCAGCAGGTTGCCGAACATCGCCTGGTGCGTGATGAACTGCAGCGATGCGTAGGCATCGCCGGTCGATGAGATGTAGGTCGTCGCCAGCGCGATACCGGTCACGACCTGGATCATGAATGCGACCAGGGTCGCGCTGCCGAACACGTACCACCATCCCGTATCCGGCGGCACCGGATGCTCGGCGAGGTCCGTCATCAGCTTTATGAGGCCGGTGCGTTTCTCGAAGGCGTCGACGAGGCGCTTCAGCAGGGTGAACAAGGCAGCCTCCGCTTAGACGATCGGTACCGGGCTCGTGCGAATCTGCACGATTCCGTTTACGACGCGTACCGGATAGCGCGACAGGGGATGCGGCGGCGGACCGGCCGCGACGCTGCCGTCGTTGTAGTAAACGCCGCCATGACATGGGCACATAAAAAGATTGGCGGATGGCAGCCAGCGCACGGGACAGCCGAGATGAGTGCAATTCATCGCGAATGCAATGAAGGTGTCGTCGCCCGTGCGGCGCAGCCACGCCGCGCTCTCGGCGGTTACGCCAGCCCACGCAAGCGGCGACGGATCGCGGAAGTTCACCTTGACCGTCGTGCCCACGATGAACTCCTCGAGGCGGCCGATATTGCGCCAGCCCTGCGGCGTCTTCTTGATCAGCGGGCCGAGGATAAATCCCACTACCGGCACCGCGACGAACATCGCCGCGATCCCCGCGAGCGCCATGCTGAGCTTGCCGAGAAACGCCCTGCGCTCGGGGCTCAGCGCCTCGCCGCTTTGCTGCGTCTCATTCGTCATGCACGAGTTCTCCGATCCATTTGCCGAGCGATAGGGCGAAGAGCCCGGCGCCAACGATGGTGAATGCCCATGAAGTCACCACACCGAAAAAAGCGAAGTTGATTCCGAGCGCCATCGCAGCCGGCCAAAACGTCGGATTGGGCAGCTTCGCCGGCTGCGGAATGTTCCAGTCCGATTTGTCGATCGCGCGAAACGCGCCGCTCTGTCCATTCTCCGATGCCATGAGCTAGTTCGCGCCTCCTTGATGATGTGCGTAAATGCCCGCCGTGACGCGTTCTTCGCCGTACCAGCGCGCCATCACCGCGATGATTGCGAGCAGAAATACGGCGCCGCCCGGAACCCACATCAACAGCCCGCCGAGCTGCTGATCGGCCGCCGCCGTGATTCCCCAACTGTCGCGGACGAGACTGAGAATTCCGTACACGTCGTTCGGCTTGAGGTACGCCGGATAAAGGCCCGCGTCCGCAAACGTGAGGAGGATTCCAAGCAAGCTGCCAGCGAGCGCGCCGGCGGCCAGGTAGAGCATCGCGGCCAGTGGCGCGAGCCGGCATCGCGCCAGCGGCGCAAAGATCGGCCACCAGAAAATCACCGCGCTGACAAGGAAGCAGAGATGCTCGACGACATGGAGGCTCTCGGACGCGAGGGCCGCATTGTAAAACGCGGGCCAATGCCACAGCCATTCGGTCGCGATGCCGATCGTCCATGCGAGCGCGGGTTGTGCGAGGATTCGCTCGCCGCGCGCAACGCCAGGAAGCTTGAGCGCGCGTTCGATCAGCGTCGCGGGCAGCCCGAGAATCAGCAGCGGTGGAACGACGAGGATCAGCAGCATGTGCTGAACCATGTGCGCGCTGAACAGGTAGTTATCGGCGAGCGCGTCGAGCGGCGACACCAGCGCGAGGAACATTACGACCACGCCGCTGACGAACCACGCCGCACGCGAGAATGGGCGCGGGCTCGCCGCGAAATATCCCGCGAGCAGGGCCGCGCAGCCGATAACGATCGACGGCTCGAAATCCCAGGCGGTCAGCATGAAAGCGCCGAGGGTCATAGGAACGCCCACAAGTAGACGAGGGTGAAGATCACCACCCAGACCGCGTCGACGAAGTGCCAGTAGAGACTCACCGCCTCGAACGCCTGGACGTGGCGCTCCTTCTCCTTCATCTCGCCCAGCAGCACCAGCCACGCGACGATTGCGATCGCGGTCAGGCCGACGAACACGTGGATACCGTGAAAGCCGGTCAGCGTGAAAAACGTCGTCCCGAACATGTTGCGGCTGAACGTGACTCCGTGTGAATAGAGCTCGATGTATTCGTAGATCTGCCCGAGCAGGAACGCACCGCCGAGCAGAATTGTGAGGATCAACCACACGGCGACGCCGCGCTGACCTTCGCGCTGATAGCATCGACCCGCCATCCACATAGTTGCGCTGCTCGAAAACAGCAGCACCGAAAAGGCCGCGGTGCGCGGAACGTCGAGGCTGTCCGCAGCGGTCGGGCCCGCACCGGGATACGCGTGGTAGAAGGCGTAGGCGACGATCAACAGCAGGAAGAAGTTAACTTCCGACACGATGAACATCGCGACTCCGAGTTTCGCCTTCGACATCGCTAGAGCCCCGCCTTATCCAGCACAGCATCGGTGCGGTCAGGATGCTTCAGATCCCACAGCGGCCGGCGGCCGCGGATCGGCGGCACCCGATCGAAATTCTCTTCAGGCGGCGGCGAGGTCGTCAGCCATTCCAGCGTCCAGCCGTCCCACGGATCGTCGCCCGCGCGTTCGCCATTGAGGCGGCTGACATAGATGTTCCAGACTAGCAGCAGAACCCCCGCGGCGAGCATGAACGCGCCGAAGGTCGAGATGAGGTTGAGCGTCGCCCATCCGGGCAAATCAGGATAGGTGAAAACCCGCCGCGGCATGCCCATCATGCCGAGGAAATGCTGAACGAAAAACGTCAGGTAAAAGCCGATCACGGTCAGCCAGAACTGCCACCTGCCGATGCGCTCGCTCAGCATCCGGCCCGACATCTTCGGGAACCAGTAATAGAAGCCGCCGAACATCGCGAACGCGGCGCCGCCGAAGACGGTGAAATGAAAGTGCGCGACGACGAAATAGGTATCAGTTAACTGCCAGTCGATCGGCACGACACCGAAGGCCACGCCCGTAAGCCCGCCAATCGTGAACGTGACCAGGAATGCAATCGCAAACAGCATCGCGGTCTTAAGCCGGAGCTGGCCGCCCCACATGGTCGCGATCCAGTTGAAGATCTTTATCCCGGTCGGCACCGCGATCAGCATCGTGCAAGCCGCGAACACCGCATCCCAGTAGTGGCCCATCCCGACCGCGAACATGTGATGCGCCCAGACGGTGAAGCTCAGGAACGCGATCGCGAGCGTCGAGCCCGCGACGAATTCGTAACCGTAGATCGGCTTGCGCGAGAACACCGGCACGATTTCCGAGATAATGCCGAAGGCCGGCAGTATCATGATGTAGACTTCAGGATGTCCGAAGCCCCAGAAGAAATGCTGCCAGAGCATCGCCGAGCCGCCGCCGGACGGATTGAAGATATTGCTGTACAGGAATCGGTCCGCGACCAGCAGCACGATCGACGCGTTGATAATCGGCATCGCGAGCAGGATAAGCCACGAGTTGATGAAGCTCATCCACACGAACAGCGGCACCTGCGACATGCGCATTCCCGGCGCGCGCAACGTGATCACGGTCACGATGAAGTTGAGGCCCGCCGCCAGCGTGCCGATTCCAATCGCGGCCAGGCCGATCGCCCAATAGTCCACTCCGAGTAACGATGTGTATGCGTGTTCGCTGAGCGGCGCGTAGGCGAACCACCCCGCGTTCGGGGCGCCGCCCGCGGCGAAGCTGAAGTAGAGCAGGATGCCGCCCAAGGCCTGCGTCCAGAAGCTCATCGCGTTGAGGCGCGGAAAGGCCATGTCGCGAGCGCCGATCATGAGCGGGACCAGGTAGGTCATAAAACCCAGCAGCATCGGCACGACCACCAGGAAGATCATCGTCGTGCCGTGCATCGTGAAAAGCTGGTTGAACATGTCGGGCGAAACGATGTGCAGGCCAGGTGCGGCGAGCTGCACGCGCATCACGAGTGCCTCGATCCCGCCGATCACGAAAAACGAGAACGACGAGATGAAATACAGGATGCCGAGCTTCTTGTGATCGACCGTGGTGACCCAGGCCAGCAGGCCCTCGTGACTCTCGGCGACGGGCAACGCGGCGACAGCTTCGGGCGCGACGGCCTGACTCATTTCAACGTCTCCAGGTAAGCGGTCAGCGCGTGCGCATCGGCGTCGCTCAGTTGAAAATTGGGCATATGGCTCTGCGGCTTGATCGAATCAGGATCCTTGAGCCATCGGTAGAGATTCTCCTGCGTGTTCTCGGCAGCACCCGCGCCGAGCGTGGTGCGGCTCGCGATATGGGTCAGGTCCGGACCGATGCGTTGATTGCCGGGCGTGCCGACGATCGTATGGCAGTTAACGCAGGTGTCGGCGACGAACAGCTTGGCGCCCTGCCCCGCCTCGCCGTCCGCCGGGGTAGCCGGCACGCTCAGTTGCGCGCGCTGCCACGCGTCGAAGTCCTCCTTGGATTGCGCGATGACCTTGATTCGCATCCAGGCGTGCTCCTGGCCGCAGAACTCAGCGCACGCGCCGAGGTACTCTCCGGGCTGATCGGCCTGTAGCCACAGGTGATTTGGATGGCCCGGCACGGCGTCGACCTTGCGCGCCAGCTCCGGCACCCAGAAATCGTGAATCACGTCCGCGGAATCGACCTGAACCAGGATCGGAGTATCGACCGGGATATGAATCTCGTTGGCGGCCATTACGCCTGATTGTAGATAGTCGGCCTCCCACCACCATTGATGTCCGACGATGTCGATATCGGGCTTGCGGTCGCCGGGCGGCGGATCGGCGGCGTGCATAGTTCGCACCATGAAGAAAAAGATGATCACCAGGCTGAGGAACGGGATCGCAGTCCAGGTGATCTCGATCACCCGCGAGCCGAACACCGGACGCGGCTCGCCGCCGTCGGGCCGCTCACGAAAGCGCAGCACGATTATCGTGATCAACGAGGTGACGAGCAGAAAAATCGCAAAAAGAAAAAAAAGAATGCCGACGAACAGACTGGAGATCGAATGCGCCTGCGGCGAAAGCGGATTAAGTGTGGCGATGCCGAGCATTCAATGAGACCTTGCCGGCGGCCGACCA
This sequence is a window from Candidatus Binataceae bacterium. Protein-coding genes within it:
- a CDS encoding cytochrome c oxidase assembly protein, which gives rise to MTLGAFMLTAWDFEPSIVIGCAALLAGYFAASPRPFSRAAWFVSGVVVMFLALVSPLDALADNYLFSAHMVQHMLLILVVPPLLILGLPATLIERALKLPGVARGERILAQPALAWTIGIATEWLWHWPAFYNAALASESLHVVEHLCFLVSAVIFWWPIFAPLARCRLAPLAAMLYLAAGALAGSLLGILLTFADAGLYPAYLKPNDVYGILSLVRDSWGITAAADQQLGGLLMWVPGGAVFLLAIIAVMARWYGEERVTAGIYAHHQGGAN
- a CDS encoding Rieske 2Fe-2S domain-containing protein, yielding MTNETQQSGEALSPERRAFLGKLSMALAGIAAMFVAVPVVGFILGPLIKKTPQGWRNIGRLEEFIVGTTVKVNFRDPSPLAWAGVTAESAAWLRRTGDDTFIAFAMNCTHLGCPVRWLPSANLFMCPCHGGVYYNDGSVAAGPPPHPLSRYPVRVVNGIVQIRTSPVPIV
- a CDS encoding CHASE3 domain-containing protein; the encoded protein is MVHAESRVTLGLTSSASRLSFSERSEVTFHSAPIWIGFGLAALVCALVSAVVGWASYNFEASAQWVEHTHFVMEHLGALRSSISEAENAQRNFIISGQLARLDSFANAERETRENLAALRKLTADNPAQVRNLDRISPLIDRRLEFLDQGIEIRKRSGNQAAEDFIVAHSSGGLGSKVRDLIRLMSADEDGLMATRTTAEHRAARLAYRVISVGWIFGFVFLSITGVYIGLALGGLRRATELAASRARQLDAAELKLTANTEVLQSVFASMGEGVIVSLQDEAEPQLNPAARQLLGIADAPGGFARWLAGAEIVSEPEGRLSNGASPFALIANGANRDDIELTIRDGGGSMRRFVASLRPLRDEKSAIRGGVLVFRDDTERKRLEESQGALAAIVSATPDAVVSIAPDGMIRSWNRGAEAMYGHTATEAVGQFYETLVVSEDLRPEFRAALRRVASGDCSVQFETRRLRKTGIEFDASITDFPIADETGRVSIGSIARDVTESKRVERELIARTEELSRSNGELEQFAYVASHDLQEPLRMVTSYLQLIAGRYRGKLDSDADEFIAFAVDGATRMKQLIDDLLHFSRAGQAPRHEPVDMNRVRDEAVANLHLAIDEAKAHITSDTLPTLLGDPVRMRELLQNLLENAVKFRAEKPPEIHVGCVRHANEYIFSVRDNGIGIAPQYQERIFVMFRRLHGREAYRGTGIGLAICKRVVERLHGRIWVESAPGTGATFFFSIPCGEGGGRDERARELEGSGHSAG
- a CDS encoding cytochrome b N-terminal domain-containing protein, which encodes MFTLLKRLVDAFEKRTGLIKLMTDLAEHPVPPDTGWWYVFGSATLVAFMIQVVTGIALATTYISSTGDAYASLQFITHQAMFGNLLRGMHYFGASAMVLLIGIHMGQVFLMGCYKYPREFNWVSGAILLFLTLGMGFTGQLLRWDQNAVWSVVVGAEQAGRTPFIGQTMAHFLLAGNTLGGATLSRFFAFHVFFIPAIIFAVVGIHLYLVMHDGISEPPVAGEPVDPDTYDAKYEKLVHERGVPFWPDAAWRDAVFCAAVVVAVFLLALTFGPPLLGAPPNPSLLARDPRPDWYLVWYFAVLALIPHGWTTPVILLSPMVGLVILLVVPIASNRGERHASRRPWAVASVLTIVLMIGTLWVEGVREPWSPDFTAEKLPPSIVASNDASIAQGAVLFHEKGCEYCHAVSGYGGHRGPDLTYVSDRLTRDDLVIRIMNGGYNMPSFSANLKPGELDDIVMFLGSRKHTYESSAAQ
- a CDS encoding response regulator; translation: MSEPASWKEVDILLVEDNPGDIRLTMELLKESKIRNRIEVVTDGESAVDFLYRRGPYANAFRPDLVLLDLNLPGKDGRAVLEEVKNQPQFRQIPVVVLTTSSADEDVLRSYDLRANCYITKPVTIDQFTRIIQQIQNFWLTIVKLPEA
- the ctaD gene encoding cytochrome c oxidase subunit I, coding for MSQAVAPEAVAALPVAESHEGLLAWVTTVDHKKLGILYFISSFSFFVIGGIEALVMRVQLAAPGLHIVSPDMFNQLFTMHGTTMIFLVVVPMLLGFMTYLVPLMIGARDMAFPRLNAMSFWTQALGGILLYFSFAAGGAPNAGWFAYAPLSEHAYTSLLGVDYWAIGLAAIGIGTLAAGLNFIVTVITLRAPGMRMSQVPLFVWMSFINSWLILLAMPIINASIVLLVADRFLYSNIFNPSGGGSAMLWQHFFWGFGHPEVYIMILPAFGIISEIVPVFSRKPIYGYEFVAGSTLAIAFLSFTVWAHHMFAVGMGHYWDAVFAACTMLIAVPTGIKIFNWIATMWGGQLRLKTAMLFAIAFLVTFTIGGLTGVAFGVVPIDWQLTDTYFVVAHFHFTVFGGAAFAMFGGFYYWFPKMSGRMLSERIGRWQFWLTVIGFYLTFFVQHFLGMMGMPRRVFTYPDLPGWATLNLISTFGAFMLAAGVLLLVWNIYVSRLNGERAGDDPWDGWTLEWLTTSPPPEENFDRVPPIRGRRPLWDLKHPDRTDAVLDKAGL
- a CDS encoding response regulator, whose amino-acid sequence is MPEGTIKVLLIEDNPGDARLVEIALSESPSDRFELSIASRLSHGIEILARSRIDIVLLDLSLPDCLPQETVSRIAAAAPHLPIVVLTGYEDERFSREVVRLGAQDYLVKGQFDSRLLARALYYAIERKRSREELARARDAAVEAAGHEARFLANMSHEIRTPMNAVIGMTRMLLDTPLDPDQREFAEAVWNSAHALLGVIDDILEISKVSSGKTTLRESEFSPTAVVESVIELFAERIQNSEIQLASLVDGDVPAALRGDPGRLRQVLINLVGNAAKFTVHGEISLAVRKHSETQDAVMLHFTVADTGPGIPIEAQQKLFAPFYQADNSMTRRHGGTGLGLAISAQIVELMGGQIGVESTLGHGATFWFTAAFERAPGKFQTEGQLRRLLWGTRVMVADPAAVSARFLRRQLTGWGLECDSVLTGEEALATLARTTSDGNPYRLVVADSQLATADDYELTRAIRDDPRYGSPKMVVAYLLGHRPDEEAMRKAGISAWFPKPVRQSQLYDRLASALAGQLQSHHEFDLARSKPGALDITSRQIPQSIRQHAKVLLAEDHPVNERVVMRMLKRLGFFADAVHNGREVLSAVSAQGYDLILMDCQMPEMDGYQATREIRAQSLEHQPVIVALTAHALESDREKCIAAGMDDYLSKPVQPEDLARVITKWLAKPAAETDHPAIDSQPPIAGQEDDESPIDPAAISKLGDPDDDSFALQMIDVFLNDLQQRLATIREAFANRDSAALAQVTHTLKGSCSHFGGRRLMRICAEVERASRAGAVEGLGERIEELLREAARVSAALEVHRAPQARAS
- the coxB gene encoding cytochrome c oxidase subunit II; translated protein: MLGIATLNPLSPQAHSISSLFVGILFFLFAIFLLVTSLITIIVLRFRERPDGGEPRPVFGSRVIEITWTAIPFLSLVIIFFFMVRTMHAADPPPGDRKPDIDIVGHQWWWEADYLQSGVMAANEIHIPVDTPILVQVDSADVIHDFWVPELARKVDAVPGHPNHLWLQADQPGEYLGACAEFCGQEHAWMRIKVIAQSKEDFDAWQRAQLSVPATPADGEAGQGAKLFVADTCVNCHTIVGTPGNQRIGPDLTHIASRTTLGAGAAENTQENLYRWLKDPDSIKPQSHMPNFQLSDADAHALTAYLETLK
- a CDS encoding cytochrome c oxidase subunit 3, with protein sequence MSKAKLGVAMFIVSEVNFFLLLIVAYAFYHAYPGAGPTAADSLDVPRTAAFSVLLFSSSATMWMAGRCYQREGQRGVAVWLILTILLGGAFLLGQIYEYIELYSHGVTFSRNMFGTTFFTLTGFHGIHVFVGLTAIAIVAWLVLLGEMKEKERHVQAFEAVSLYWHFVDAVWVVIFTLVYLWAFL